TCTAAATACATGACACATTTATGTTTTGAGCAAGCTCTTTATTTTGCGTCACATATTTGATGTGTGCTTTTCAACAAGTTACAATGTGAGAATACAagtttcttgcttttttttttttttttaaatatgtttagaGGGCGTTGGCAAACCTGTCAGATCAAAGGTCTGCTGGTCTGCTGGCAGCTGTAGACTGGCAAACAAAAGGATTTAAATGAACTGCTCACAATCACTTCTGggcttttcttccttttacCTCATGTAAGTACAATTTTAGTGTAAACTTTAACTGCCCTCTGCCATGACTCAAAAGTTTTCTGAGCACCAGTTCCAGTGTGGGCCGATCCCTCTGCGATACATCTCTGTATTGTAGCCTTAGACGAGACACACACTAAACTAGCCACAGATGTCAGTTTGTAAAATTTGtggaaaataaaagttttttaaCCTCTGAATAAATGCCTCTTGTATATAGGCCtatatcattttttttactCATTGTACAGTACAATTACATGATTTTAAATGAGGTTATATTCACATAAACCCTTTTTTATCCACACGTCATACAACGTCGAGAGACTGCCATTCCCCGCCAGGCTTCTGAGTGCACATCCGCACTTACTTTGGTGATAAAAATGACTTGTTACAGCATAATTTCACAGAGATAAATTGACATCATTTCACAAGCTCCAACTTGTCCGTCCCTTCCCATTAAAGTAAACACGGTTAATCAGTGCTTCGAGGCAgacatcttttctttcctccacTCCTAGACGACTGAAGATTTCTTAAAAATGAGGAATGAATTTAAGCATATCTTTGTTATGGTTGGGATTTTAAAGCCCTTCTTTTCAGAAGCTTGTGTTATATGCTAGTGTCAGAAGGGACGTGGGGGGATTATTATCTCAAATTTGAtctaagaaacaaaaaaaaggtagTTGTAAAACATTACTTACGTTGTAAAGCCTGGTGCTACAGTCACACGAGGACACAACAGTctaagcgcgcacacacacacacacacgtactgtTACAGATAAGCAATAAAAAATGCACAGTTCCACCGTCTCTCATACGCACATTAAGCTGGACGACTACACGCACTGATTAACAGGGTTTGGTCTTCAAGTCTTGACTTCAGTGAGTATTAAAAActtcagctgctgcagctgtttATCTTCTTCTGCTCCTTCTGTTGGGAAAGCAGCGTGGTTTGACACAGAGGTCAAGCAGTAACTTCTGGTCCAGTTTTggaaagcttttgttttttagcaaattgttttgtttcatgtacTTCTGTGACGAGGAAAGGggggggaaggaaaaacaaagcattttcagTCAAATGTGTTTGAGCCTCCAAACAGTTTTGTACTGCCTTCAAGTGGAGGAACTGCAGGCTCAGGTGGTTATCCTGTGGTTTGGTGACAGTGTTGGTACCAAGACGCTGCAGGGAGGCTTCGAGGTTCAGGTTTTCTCCCAGGGTGCCTTTATAGTGGCGTCAAATGGAGCTTGAGTTTTGAGGAGCAGCACTAGCGGCCTTTGTTCTTTTTGGCATTTCcctaaagaaaaaacacacacacacacacaaaaaagtgagCTCAGTCCTCTAAACTCAAAGCAAGCCATATCCAGGGTTGGTGCAAAAGCTAACGCTCTGTGTTGCATTTCAGTGCAGTGACTAAGACAGACAAAATTCGTATTCAGtttcaaaaactgaaaaacatgctGAGGCTGGTGTGCTGGCCTTCAAGAGAAAAATCGCCCCTTTAGATCACAAACATGCCGGGTCCTGAAACTTCCCAGCATGCAGCCATCCGTGTGCGCACAAGCAGGGGCATGcacgttttttcttcttttaaaaaaaaaaaaaaaaaaaaaaaaaaaaaaaaagccctctcCTTTACTGCTCCTGTAGCTTAATGGCTTTTTCAGACGTCTGCGGCAGGTGCTTTTCCCATTAAACCTCGCAACAACCGCAACGCCACCGCTGACCTCCCACTTCACCTCATAACTGAGAAACTTTACAATGTCACACTTCACTAGCGGCTGATCCTTCACACTCCACGTGGCCGTATCGCTTCTCTTTCGAGATTTGGAGGGACAGGGTGGTGGTACGGTTTGGTCTGTAAATGTTCAACGAGGAATTACTGTCAGCTTTATTCACGTGCCAAACACATTTGCTTCGCTGACATGAACGCTCACTTTCGTAGAGATCAGGTGACGGATTTCCACTGCGGAATATTCCACTTGTTTACCTTAAAAAACTCctgtatgttttgggtcacTGTCCATGTGTAGCGTGAAGCACCATCCAATCAACCCTGCTTCATCTGtgtgaatctgagcagagagtataGCTCGATACACTCCGTAATTCACCCAGCTGTTTCTACCTTCTGTCACATCACCAATAAACCATAGTGACCCATCGTTACTGTAAGCCGAGCGTGACCACACCATCACACATTAATGCTTTGAATTATGAGCTGATCCCAGCCCGCCCCGTTACATTCTTCTCCCCTTAATTCTGCTACAAGTTGATTTTAgcttcatctgtccaaagaataTTGTTCCTGAGCTGGTCGGCCTTTTATAGATGTGTTTTGGCAGTCTAATCTGCACCTTCTACTGTTGTGGCTAATCACCGGTTTGCTCCTTGTGGTGAACCCTTTTACTCTCATTATGGCAGACTTTGAAAACGATACGCCTACCTCCTGGAAGAGTGTTTTTCACTCAGCAGGATGTTTAAAGGCTTTTTTCCTCTGCTTATGGAAATGATCCTGTGATCATCCACCATTTAACCTCTCAAAAATATATCGAACTGTTTATTCGGCTGGTggatttgtgttgttttctcatTGTAACGATGACCTTCTTCACTTGGACCAGCTGACGTTGACCACACATTTTAGTGTTCACAGAAAAGTGCAAATGCCAGCGTGAACTAGAATCAACTCCAGAactttaatcagaatcagaatcagaatcagaatactttattgatccctgggggaaattatttaactTTAACTTGCTTAATTAATGCCAAATTGAATGTATATACGTAAGCAAAGTCTACACATTAATGTTGTTGCGTTGACATACGCATTCAAATGATATCACCGCCCAAACATTTCAGAAACCTAACTGGAGACTGGCAGCACCTCACAGCTGAGAGCAAACCCTGAGAGGGaaccaaaattttaaaaagaaaatattgcaAAAGAAGCTGGAATTCAAAAGGTTATACCTTGCTGCCCATTTTGAGCGTGTCGATTTCCTCTCGCTGCTTGCTCAAAGTCTCGTTCATGCTGCACAGATGGTCGCTCATCATGCTAAGCTGGTCTTCGTAGCTCCTCTTAGTCGTAGCCAGCTCATCCTGCGTGTCAGGCCCAAACAGTTACAAAGTGAATGCTTTTTGACTTGAAAGGACGCTAATGTTTACACTTTATGCTATAACTGGAAGCTCTTTGGCAGTGCATCATACCTGCAAGCGTGTGATATTCTGATTAGCCAGTTTGACCTCCTCACTGAAAGTCTCCCGCGACTTCTCTGCAATGGCTAATCTCTTAGCCAAAGCTCGACACTACAAAGGGAAAGAGAAAAGTAAACAACTTGCTGTGCCCTGATGATTTTAAAGCATGTCTGGCAGGCTTTACAGATCGGTTTCAAAAGCTGCAATAACAGGAAGGATTTCTTTGAAAAGTAGGTTTATTTAAGAAGAGTGTCAAAGTTGCAAGAAATCCACAATATTAGTCTCTGCTGTTAAACCGTCACGTCTAACTCGACATCAGGCGCATTTCTGTTGCTATAATGCCAAACTAAGGCAAGTGACAGTAACTTTAACAAGTCATTTACATCGAGGGTAAGACACAACATATTACTTAAAATATTTAGTGTCGGTTTTTCAGTGGAGATGGTAATAACCCCGACTCGAGAACCATTTTCAAAGCACAAAGAGAATATGTACTTGTAAGGCAAACTAACGGTCTTTCTTACGACACACAGTTACTTTGATAAACAACTTTCAGTAAGATCTTCACCTCAGAGTGAAAGTGCACAGCTTTGCTATCTGAAATCTGGAGTTGGGTGGTGAGCTCTCCTACTCTGGCCATGTAGTGGCTCTTTATCAGCTGCTCCCTAGACTCCTCGTCTCCCACCTGCAAAGTCAGACACAACATCAAGCTACACAAGATTTTGTTGTCCTTGGAGGGAGCATTATTAGATGGGTACAAATTCTGcacttaaatattttaatcaGATGTACGGACACTCACATGCTCATCTGTAGGTGTTGTGCACAACATTCCAACCtggtgacaaaaaaaagaaacgaaaagtaagacaaatgtaaaatatataagaaaaacacaaaaacagacatgCAGGATATAGCTACTAACTACAACACACGTGTTACAGCTACTTGAAACAAACATTATGAGAGCAATCTCAGCACTGAATAACAACAGCATTCTCCTACTCTGCCACATCAGCTCTTGGACGTCTGTGTTTTATTAACCGGCTTAGTGTGGAAGCCAgaagaaaacaacaataatactCCCTTTGTTGAAACAAATCAGTGCCAAGGACACAAAATTTCCcctgcaaagtgaaagcaaacagCAGACCGAGCGGTCACGGAGAAGTACCAGGCTCGTGCACAGCGTCGGCTctttttctgcagctttcagtTCTGCCGCTGCTTCTTCGTGGCCCCGCGTGAGTGCGCCGGCTGCAGCCGTTTGCGAGTTCGGACTTCCCCCGAGAGCTGCTGCTAGCTGCGCTTCCAGTTCCGCAATGCGCTGGTTCTCCTTTTCCAGCCGCACCTTCCCTAACTGGGCCTCCAGCAGCCAGTGCTCCTTCTCCTGCTCCAGACGAGCAATCTTCTCTTGGCTCTGCTGCACCTGCAGGAGGCCAATGGGGAGAAGGAGAGAAGTGGACAGTGAGCTTGTGGATACGGAAACGAGCAAAGGTTAGGAGTTGTAAGAAGGAAACTATACAATAATCCTCACTGGGTTTTATTATATGGCTTCGCACTTTGATAAAGTGACACATTTATGTGAAACATTGGGcactttaaaaagtaaaacatcaACAGCTTTGCTAGCTGTCCACACCTCAGATAATACATGACACGACTGTGTTAAGACAGGACAGTTTTTTCTCTACTTGTATCACCAATTTATCCGTATCTCTGTATTTTTACCTGCTGAGTGAGACCTTCTCTGCTCTCAGTGGAGCTGGTTAGTATGCGACGGTTTGACAGGGCTTCTCTGTACGGAACAGACTGGGGCTTGGCCTTAATGGGTGAATAAAACACTTATTTTAGtcatttatcatttttaaaaatccatgtaatatttttaaagaatttgaaTTCTGCAGAAGCAGGCTTAAAATAACACTCAAATTGattaaaagtaaatgaaaaaatggaattataaaatataaaaacaacgTAAAAGCAGATCAAAACATTTATAAGATGTAAAATGTAGATATGAGACTCTCTGAGAGATGAAATACTTACAAAGACTTTCTTAATGCTTTTGAAAAGATATTACAAATCAGTGTTTTTAATCTCACTAAGCACACTGATCTAAAGTCTGTGAGCTGTAAGTTGAAAGGCTTCAGTGTTTCCTACTGATTCAAATCCTGTTTGTGGTTGGGAgacgtgtgtgtgcatatatgcGCTTCATTTCGTCCCCCCCCTctgcatacattttatttgccaAGTACTCTGTGACAAGTAAATAACTCAGCAATATAATCAGCTGCTGCTCCGATGAGGGTTTCTCCTGCGAATCAACTCCACTGTTTCGGACTGCAGCTGGTGACGGTAGCCCTCGCTCTGCTCTGCAAGTCAGCGCAGAGGAGCGTGAACCAgttctccacctgctgcaggtgtCGATTAAAGCGGCCCTCCGACTCAGGGCGGTTCTCCAGGGCACGTGAGGGGGCGGGGACCACTGCTCCTGTGCTGCCAACTGCAGTACAAGACGGAGGAGCTGCACTCCGAACGCAAGTCAAGATCCCCTTTTGGGAAGCGGCTAAATGATATTAAGCACTTGCAACGATCCAACCAGTaggaaaaacatgaaatatgAATTTAAAGGCATAATAAATACTAAAAGTAGTTGAAAGACAGAACCTCTCAGCCAGCCCAAGTAAAGTCTATTTAAGGGAAAAGGGAATAAAGTGGGAAATAGCATGCTACACACACTAACCTTTTTGACAGCTTGGATATAGGCTGTTGCCTTCTTTTTGTTGGCCAGCATACTCTCTGCTTGCACGGGGTTAAGAGCTGCCGTGCTGCCTCTCGGACTGTAGCCCGATGATGTGAAGAAGTCCAAGTTGTTGCTGAAGAAGGTGGCAATCTGCAGCAAGTTACAGCGACATCACGTGTCAGATCTCTCAAACAAAACGGATATCTCCTCAGCTGAAGAAACCCTGACACTCAGCGTTCTGTTTACCCTGAGATTAGCCGCTGTGTTTACAGCAGAGAGCCAATTCCACCACCAAGTATTGAGGAAGATAAATGTTGGAGCAATTAAGCCTCTGCCtgcttgcaaaatgcagctcaCTCCACATGTCGTGGGCTGTGCTGCAACCCAGTGGAGTGTCATCCAAtcggcacacacacacttcagccGACAATTCGCTCGATTCACAAAAATCATTCATCCCTGTGCTCTTGCTGGGGAGCAGCTGTACAGACTGCAATTTGGACTGTGTCTTTCAACGTTTAACCGCTGCCCACCTGAGTCCCGCACTTCTGTGCTCTTCCATTTGTGGCAATTTACCAATGTGACCCAGTTGCAGAGACAACTCACTGCTACTTACAATTACGCCTTTATGTATTGAAGCTAAACATACACTACAGGAGATATAAACCTGGCTGCTGCCTGCCCCCTGTTGGCCATACCTTGCCGGTGCAGCTAGTTAAAGAACCCAGAGATCCCAGGAGGCACTCTGTGGTGGTACAGAGCTTTTGGGTGACGGTGGGGAGCTCCCGCTCAATGTCGGCCTTCTGGTTGTAATGCTTTGACATCTCTGGACACACAAGGAGCAAAAAAAGAACAGCAGGATTTGCTTTATGTTCCAAATTTAGCTTAATAAACGTGGCTCAATCAGTGCCTCGCTCCCTGACcggtgttttttttaacaataaccAACAGATTTTCACAATATTCTCATACACTAAAACTGCAAGATTTGAGTGAACATTTAACTAAAATACCCAAACAAAGGCGCTTGTTACAGAAACCCATTCTCACAGCTAATTGCCTACAAAAGTGACTCTTCTCCAAAGAGCAAAAAATTATGCTTCCGTCTGCTGATTCATTTGAATAAACTTTACACTGAATCTTCTGGATATTTAGTCCTTAAAAAGCTGCTTTTGCTGTACTATTTATGAATGAAGTACATAAAGAAATCTGTGTACGAAAACAGATCCACCCACCTTTAATGGCATCATGTAGACTGTGCAGGCAGGCGGCCAGCTGGGTGAAGACGGCTGACGTGTTGCTGTGTGGCATGGCATCCTGCCGAACACCTGAGACACATCGCGCACATTCGTCAGACATGTCTGCTCGTCACTTCATAAACCCTCTGCTGTATTTACATACTACCAAATTCCTCTATTCCTTCAGGAAAAACAGCATTTAAAtgaatatgtatgtatataattATTCTGGCACAGTACTGACTGAGAGCTTTTAGACAAAAAGAGTTCAAATGCTGTGTGATAACCTACTGGGTAAGGCCAAAAGGTTAATGTAGTTCTGCAGTTTCTCAAACACAGATGTCACTCGCTTGATGTCACTCTGCAGCTCCTGGTTTTTCGCACTAAGGGCAGCAGTACAAAGAGGTGCCTCGCACTCTTCTTCGAGGCTGAAAGCACAAGACACCCATCACAATAGCCTCCTCCACTCTATTTGTCTCTAGCTCACacacgtgtacacacacacactgctgaccTTTTTAACTGGTAGGGAAGAATCTTTTGGAGAAAGTGGGTGTATGACGAGAAGTTGTCAGAAAAAATTTTCAGCTTGACCACAGTTTCCTTTCATTCAAAACAGAAAATCACAATTAGTGtcaatttgttttctgtctctaaACAAACATATGACCTCCACACCCTCCATCCAAAACGTACCAGTACTGTGACAGTGTCCTCTGTGATGCTTTGGTATAACTGGAGAAAGCTGTCCTCCAGGGGGCGCACATAGGCTGCATTCTCATGCAGATACTGAGAAAACTGGGTTAAGAGAAGGAACATACATTAAACGAAATGCACCTCCTTATCTGGCACCAATAAGGCTAGCATAGTTAACTACAACCAGATGTGAAAAGTCTTTGTTAGTCTGGTAAAAAATTATTGCGACTTCCTAGATGGATGTGTTTACTGGCACCTTGTATGTTTGCAAGACTGcttttttattgtaataccTAGACTGATTTTCCTAAAATCTTGCCTCTGACATACACCCTCAATAAAATAATCAttaaaaagtcattaaaaaaaacaaactaataaaaactcaactaaaactaaacattttcaatcaatgagaactaaactgaaacaaagGAACCCACTCGGGAAACCgactgaattaaaataaaaagtcaaaatgaaataaaaaataagagcCGATTAGAAAATGCAAAACTATAATGGCTTTGAACACCAGCATGCATTGTATTTGACAGAATGCCTGTACCTTCCCTGTATGGCTGCCTCACCTTCTGGTTCAGAGGGGAGATGGTCTCAATAGAGGAGTCCAGGGGGTAGATGTGtactctctgctctgtgtagGAGTGGACGTTCAACAGAGCAGCCACCAAATCCTGGATGAAACTCATGGCCTGGCCTGCTACATCCCGGGCCTTCAGCTGAAAGGCGGCACAGTGCACAGATCGCTACTTTACCACCCTTTCTACCTAAAGGCAACTCAGTGTGTTATCGCTACATTGCTGTACAGGTAATATTTTTAAAGGTGGTTACTTGAGATGTGAATCTGTACTTGCAATACACCcgaatgtgtttgttttctcactTACCTGGTGCCTTCGATTGTGTGATGGCACGTTTAGGCTGTTGTAGTCACTAAATTCTGCAGagatggaggagaaaaaaaagcagcatgtaAACTAGAGCAGAACTTCAACCCCCGCAATGAACTTTTATTAACTTTGCAAACACAGTTTAATTGGTTGCGTCGGCGCAGCGTTACAGTCGTGTGTAGCGTTACAGTGCTTACTCCAGGGTAGCGTGTAGTTATAGTATCACTGACAAGGATGGAAATGTTCTCAAATAGTACCAGATACTCACTGGTGTCATTAAAGGGCACTTTCTCCTGGATAACACTGCTGCTTTGTTTCACCTGTCTGTTCAGCTCCGACTGGCACCgcctcagctgctgctggctgcagAGGGAGATCGAAGAAGTGTTGAGCTGCTCCCAACATGCATTTCAAGTTTGTGTAATTCAGTTTAAAAATGCAATGTGCAGAAATGTGTACTGCAAGATTTGCATCATGGCTCTACAAAATGTATTATGTACATATCTTGTATTTGTCAAAGTCAGTTCAACACTCacatgtagggatgggtaccggtgtccggtgccatgatggcaccggttctgacataaacggtagtaaccagaccgaaaagcagcgcacatttcggtgctttatttcggtgcttttttttcctgagctgtgatacactttagattctagccaatcattttacgtttccgaggatagtaggcggggccaggtacgtacgttctgttagagcagagctacagattaaaaatgtccaaggcgaagcggtcaaaagtctggctgtacttcacagcaaaatatgcaaactcagcagcctgcaacaagtgctttaagctgatactgtgatactgtcaaaggaggtaacacctcaaatccgatgaaacacctggcgacgcatagcgttttttttaaaagcccagaaatgcgccgtatttgatagcttgctgcgagacctcacaccgtgcacatctactgcgggtgggttgcctgttatgcaacatcccccaaaaacacgaagaggagagtcctggcccctagccctgccagtgtagcagaaatgatgacggatgatgatggcagcagcagccgttcttctctgcgtgagtagctaatttacgttgagtaggctaaccacgttattacattaatgcatgtaaggtgaactagcaaacatcatcatagctacatgcggctgtcctcttgtttgatggcagatactcccttcaccctggcaaaaaaggctaaaatgaccaaagaaaaagtggaaaacagttaaacatgagaggtttaggacaaagtttgtgttttttttccattgattaagcactgcttccagccaagagtgatgccatatatgccccatagctgcagaaaaggctaacattgttatctttttacaaaaaccagctgaacatgagaggtttttggaccaattttgtgttctccattctttaagcaccggtttgagcaccgtttgagcaccggcaccgtttcaaaagtaccgatttggcaccggtatcggataaaacctaaacgatacccatccctactcacaTGGTTACTTACAGTTACTATGCTGAACAATGTTATAGAAGAATTAAATCATTCAAACTACgaataaaatgtatatttaccAGTCTTCTGTTCGCATTCTGCACTCTTTTGCTTCTCGTTCCAGAGTTTGTGCTTTCACCTGTaaaaacagggggaaaaaaataattttttaaaaattaaatgttaTCAAAATTGGCAATTGTGTGAACAACTtcaatgtttctcccactgagcCCTTACCTCTAAACGTGCTTTGTCACTCTGCAGCCGCTCGATCGTTTCTGCATACTTTGTGGTGAGCCCGTCCACGACGCCATGGTGCTGCTCTGCATCCTTCTCCAGCTTTTCTAGTCGCTCCCTCAGCTCAGCCTCCGTCTTCTTGTGCCGCTCGTCTGCTTCGTAAAACTGACAAAGACACAGCAGGAAGCACAGCTGTCACATACGTGACCTCCCCTCGTATCCTAGACACATTCACtgtaaaatttgtattttaaacaTGCACTCTAAGCACCGCGTGGCTGCCTACTTGGATGTGAAGTCGCTCATTTTCTTCTATCTTTTTCTGCAGGTCCTCATCAAAAACACTCTGGGTTTGCAGGCCGTGCTGTGAAGGAGAGTCTCCTTTACTCTGGAGGAGATTGGGGGGCTATTAACTATCAACTTGTCAGACAAACATTACTGTGAAACTACCATAACTTTAAGACcactacaaaaaaataaataaatatatgctGCTGTGTAGCCACTCCCGCATTTCCCCCTTTCCCCTCATGTTCACCTTCCCCTTTTTGCCCTTAGCTTCACTAGCAGCCAGCTCCTCTTGTAGCAGCTCCACCCTCTTGGCCAGCTGCTGGTTCCTGAAACTGAGACTGTCCATCTCCTGCTCCTGCTTCCTCAGACTCTGGTCTCTCTGCTTCAGCTGCTCCTAATGGCAGAAAGAAAGTAATGACTTTGATGAATAACACATGCAAGCAAATCACAGcctttaaaacaacatgaagtcATTCTGTTGTCATTGTGCGACAGCAACATAATTCATGGTAACACTGCAACAAGTACAGGTCAGACTTGGTGATCACATTTGGTTTGCAAATATGAAAAACAGAGTTGCTTACAATGTCATTTCAATGCTTGCTTTCTCAAtactttgctttcttttttaaatatacatcaTTGTACCTTTAGTGAGGCAGAGTTGGCCTGTTCATCCACAACCCCCTTCTTCAGCACTTGGTTCTGGGCACGTAGCTgtgaagtacacacacacagaggaaaaaaaccaTTCAGATGTAAAAAGTACAAACTGCTGTTTGAGATGCAAatgcaattttaaaataaagagtACACGGCAAATCTCTGCTCAAT
This is a stretch of genomic DNA from Maylandia zebra isolate NMK-2024a linkage group LG13, Mzebra_GT3a, whole genome shotgun sequence. It encodes these proteins:
- the ppp1r21 gene encoding protein phosphatase 1 regulatory subunit 21 isoform X2, producing MANVTDLQTKYSKLAQEYSKLRAQNQVLKKGVVDEQANSASLKEQLKQRDQSLRKQEQEMDSLSFRNQQLAKRVELLQEELAASEAKGKKGKHGLQTQSVFDEDLQKKIEENERLHIQFYEADERHKKTEAELRERLEKLEKDAEQHHGVVDGLTTKYAETIERLQSDKARLEVKAQTLEREAKECRMRTEDCQQQLRRCQSELNRQVKQSSSVIQEKVPFNDTKFSDYNSLNVPSHNRRHQLKARDVAGQAMSFIQDLVAALLNVHSYTEQRVHIYPLDSSIETISPLNQKFSQYLHENAAYVRPLEDSFLQLYQSITEDTVTVLETVVKLKIFSDNFSSYTHFLQKILPYQLKSLEEECEAPLCTAALSAKNQELQSDIKRVTSVFEKLQNYINLLALPSVRQDAMPHSNTSAVFTQLAACLHSLHDAIKEMSKHYNQKADIERELPTVTQKLCTTTECLLGSLGSLTSCTGKIATFFSNNLDFFTSSGYSPRGSTAALNPVQAESMLANKKKATAYIQAVKKAKPQSVPYREALSNRRILTSSTESREGLTQQVQQSQEKIARLEQEKEHWLLEAQLGKVRLEKENQRIAELEAQLAAALGGSPNSQTAAAGALTRGHEEAAAELKAAEKEPTLCTSLVGMLCTTPTDEHVGDEESREQLIKSHYMARVGELTTQLQISDSKAVHFHSECRALAKRLAIAEKSRETFSEEVKLANQNITRLQDELATTKRSYEDQLSMMSDHLCSMNETLSKQREEIDTLKMGSKGNAKKNKGR
- the ppp1r21 gene encoding protein phosphatase 1 regulatory subunit 21 isoform X1: MANVTDLQTKYSKLAQEYSKLRAQNQVLKKGVVDEQANSASLKEQLKQRDQSLRKQEQEMDSLSFRNQQLAKRVELLQEELAASEAKGKKGKSKGDSPSQHGLQTQSVFDEDLQKKIEENERLHIQFYEADERHKKTEAELRERLEKLEKDAEQHHGVVDGLTTKYAETIERLQSDKARLEVKAQTLEREAKECRMRTEDCQQQLRRCQSELNRQVKQSSSVIQEKVPFNDTKFSDYNSLNVPSHNRRHQLKARDVAGQAMSFIQDLVAALLNVHSYTEQRVHIYPLDSSIETISPLNQKFSQYLHENAAYVRPLEDSFLQLYQSITEDTVTVLETVVKLKIFSDNFSSYTHFLQKILPYQLKSLEEECEAPLCTAALSAKNQELQSDIKRVTSVFEKLQNYINLLALPSVRQDAMPHSNTSAVFTQLAACLHSLHDAIKEMSKHYNQKADIERELPTVTQKLCTTTECLLGSLGSLTSCTGKIATFFSNNLDFFTSSGYSPRGSTAALNPVQAESMLANKKKATAYIQAVKKAKPQSVPYREALSNRRILTSSTESREGLTQQVQQSQEKIARLEQEKEHWLLEAQLGKVRLEKENQRIAELEAQLAAALGGSPNSQTAAAGALTRGHEEAAAELKAAEKEPTLCTSLVGMLCTTPTDEHVGDEESREQLIKSHYMARVGELTTQLQISDSKAVHFHSECRALAKRLAIAEKSRETFSEEVKLANQNITRLQDELATTKRSYEDQLSMMSDHLCSMNETLSKQREEIDTLKMGSKGNAKKNKGR